CAGGTGGTTCAATGCTCACATCTGTCCAGAAAGAAATACTGCAAAGCTTGATAAATCTGTATAGAAAATCAAAAGGCAAATCTATTAAAGGAGAGGAAATTGCTGAAATTATGAATCGTAATCCTGGGACCATAAGGAACCAGATGCAGTCGCTTCGAAGTTTAGGGCTTGTAAAAGGGGTTCCAGGTCCGCGTGGAGGGTATAAACCAACTATAGAAGCATACCATACCTTAAATATCAGTGCATTTGATAAAGAAGCACTTGTACCAATATTTAAACAGGGAAAAAAAGTTGGTGACCTGAATGTTGCCAGAATAGAATTTACAAGCATCCCCCATCCTGGCGAATGCGAAGCTGCAATAAAAGTAATAGGTAATATAAAACAGCTTGACCTTGGAGATAAAGTAAGAATTGGCCCAACACCAGTAAACAAACTTGTATTAAACGGTATGGTGGTAGGAAGAGACGATATGGACAATCTCCTGCTCCTTGACACCACAAGCATAAGAAGCATTCCACACAAATCTGTGATTGATATTGCAAGCCAGAACCTCATAACATTAAAATCATATATGTCTATAAAAGAAGCAGCAAATGTTTTATCAAGTAATGGAATTGAAGGAGCGCCTATAATTGAAGACCACAAAGTTACAGGTATTTTAACACTAAACGACATTACAAAAGCCATTGCTGAAGGTAATGAAAACTTAAAAGTTAATGAAATCATGTCAAAACACATAATAACTGTTGAAGAAGACCTTATGATTTCAGATGCCATTGAAATCATGAATAAAAACAAAATAGGAAGACTTATTGTTGTAAATGATGATAAAATGCCTGTTGGTATTGTAACAAAAACTGACCTTCTGGATAAGATAGCTGGTTTGAAATAACAGTTTAAAAGCCACTATGAACATCCAGTTCGTCCCTGTTTTAATTAATGTGCCACATTTTTTTATACCTTTTCAAAACAAAGTTTATTATTTATTTTATACCAGTTACTTTTTGCTTAATTAATGATCAGTTCAGGTTGTGAGAAAACTGAAAATTCAACACATGGAAATCAACGGAAACATGAGTGTTCTTGATTTAATCGAAGAAATGGGAAAGTCCGGAGTTTTTGGAGCAGGTAGACTGGCCAGAGCCACACATTTACTTGCAGACTCCATTAAAGATAAAGAAACAGCCATTTTTTTAAGTATTGCAGGCCCCCTTGTACCGGGAGGGCTTCGAAAAATAATTTTTGACCTTATAAATGACCGCTTTGTAGATGTTTTGATAACAAGCGGTGCTAACATAACCCACGACCTCGTGGAATCCTTTGGAGGCGGACATTACCGGGAAATTAAAGCCACCGAAAATTCCTACGGAATTTTCGAGGCCGACAAAAAACAAAGTTTTTTGGGATTGCAAAACGAAGCCCGCAAACACACAGTGTTTGAGGCGTCAAAATCAAAGATTTTGACAGTTTCGCAAGCATCAAAAGCAGAGCTTTTGAAAGCCACCGAAAAAGATGAAAAGCTATGTGAAGAGGGAATTGGAAGAATAGGCGATTTATACACCAGATCATCAGATTTTGAAGTGTTTGAAAAAGAAATAACAAAAATTTTAGCTAAAATTGCCAGAAAAAAGAAGATCATATCCATCAGGGAGTTTTTATTTGAAATAGGAAATATGATTGATGATGAGGATTCAATACTTAAAATAGCCGCCAAAAAAGGTGTTCCAATTTATGCACCCGGCTTAATAGACAGTATGCTTGGTTTGCAGCTCTGGATGTTTACTCAAAGTGAGGAATTTCATCTTGATGCTATTGGAGATATGCACGAGCTTTCAGATATTGTTTTTGGCTCTAAAAAAGTCACAGCAGTGATGCTGGGGGGAGGACTGCCAAAGCATTATGCTTTAGCATCCAATTTACTTAAAGGCGGTGTTGATGCTGGTATTCAGGTTACTATGGACCGCGGTGAAACCGGCAGTTTAAGTGGAGCGCCTTTAGAAGAAGCAAAATCATGGGCCAAAGCTAAAGCTGGTTCCAGCCTTGTAACTGTGGTTGGAGATGTGAGTATAATATTCCCGGTGATGGTTGCAGGGGCAAGGGAAATTATAAATAAAGAAAAATAAATTGTGCACCTGGCTTAAAAATGAATGCCTGTAAAAACAGTTTATCATTTTACGATTTAAGGATTGTCTTTTTCAACTCTTTTTCTGATTCTACAATCAAATCAATTCTTTCAACAGGAATGCCTTTTTGATGCAGATAGCCTGCAAGATTTACAGGTGTAACTGTTTCTTCTACATCTATAAGAATAGAATCTTTTTCATGAGAAATTCCACATGTTCCAAATTCACTTAAAGCAGTGTAAGTAGCTTCTACATTATCAGTTTTTACCCGGTAAGTACGCAGTTTCTTTGTAGCTTTCGAGATATCAATTTTTAGTTTTTGAAGCACTATAAGAACATGTTTTTCAAGGACCAGTTCCAGAACTTCAGTATCAATGAAGTCCTTTTTTCTTATGATGCGGACTGCCTGACAGATTTGGGCTAAATCTCTTGCATGGGCAAAACTGGGCTTTAAACCTTCTCCATCATTATATATAGAAGTATATACATTTTTAAATCTCTCTATCACTTCTTCACTATATTTTTCTCCTAATTCCATTATATTCCTTTTAAAAACTTCAGCAAGTTCATCTAAAGGCGGATCTTTAAGAAATATATGTAGGGGGGCCCTTCTAAGGTGCGCTTCATCCATTATACTTATATCCAGGTTAGTGGAAAACGCCGGTATGAAATGACTGTGAACAATTACAGGAACCCCCCTTACATAAATAACGTCTTTTCTATTTTCCATAGGTATAATGAGTCTATTTAGAATCAATTCGTGGTCATCTCTTTGTCTTCCAAGGTCATCGACAAGTAATACCCCTCCATTTGCCTTAATTATGGGGGAAGTTTCATATAGTCCTTTATTTTGGTTGTAAGCGGTTTCTAACTTATTTAAACTAAGTTCAGAACCGGTAAGTACAAAAGGGGCATAAATTTTAACCCATCGAGGATCTTCTGGTTGTTCAGAACACATTTTATGGAAATCAGGGTCATAAAGCTGAATAACCGCCCCTCCAAACTCAATGAATTTAGGAATAACAAGAGGAGGCAAAAGGTCTGACATTTTACTTACAATAAAAGTTTTACCGGTTCCTGGAGGTCCATAAACAAAAATACCCTTTCCAATCGTACTGGATTCAATTAAAACCTCTTTAGCATAGTCTACCCCTACAACTTCATTAAAAGCATGTTGGATAACATCTTCAGGTATATTAATGGGGTATCTGTTTTTTAACTGTGCGTTCATAAGTTTGTAGTAATCTTCATAAGATACTGGTGCCATTCCAATATATGGATTTTCTTCCATTAATCTTCGAGCTTTTTCATGTCCTTTTTTTGTTACAGTGTATTCTACGCTTGAAAAAAGGAACCCTCCTCCAGTTGTAGCACAAAAACCTTCTTCTTCCAGTTTTTTGAGGGTTTCTTCTAAAACATCCCAGTGGATACCGGTCATATCATTAAGTACGCCTGTCTTAACAGTTCCATAACTTGAAATGATCTTTAAAATTAAATTTTTAACAAAATTACTTGAGAGTTTTAATTCTTCAAAATTTCGGGGCTGTCTGAGGATTTCGAAAATTTTTTCCATTTTTATGTCATGGTAATAATTCATGAGGTCACCTGAACCGTTTAAATTTCGCTGACATACTCAAATAATACTCAAATAAGTTTACAGATATAAATATATTAGTATTTCTCTTATCAGGATTATAATATGTCTTTAAGTTCACCAATATGATTTAAGACATCGATATGAATGTTTTCATTTTTAAGATATTCCTTATCTGATTTTGTTAATTTAGAATTAACAAGTATTGCAGACATTCCAGAGTTCAATGCCCCCATTATATCTTCACTGAATTTATTGCCTACCATGACTGATTTTTCGGCTTTACAACCCATTTTTTGAAGTGCAAGCTCGAAAATGCGTGTATCAGGTTTTTCAACCCCTGCTGCTTCAGAAGTAACTACGTGGTCGAAGAAATGGTGCAGATCCAGTCTGATTAATTTTTCCCATTGTTTAATTGTTATTCCATTTGAAATAACTCCTAAATGGTATCCTTTCTCTTTAAGGTAGATTAGAGTTTTTGTAGTCTGGGGGAATAACCTTAAAAGTGCAAATTTGACGTTGTGGTAGGTAATCATTCCAAGAGCTATTAAAAGAGGTTTTTCTTCTCCAAACACTCTTTTTGTTAAAACATTGAAATGTTTATCATAGTTTGATCCATATTCATCGATTATTTCCCTTAAAAGGATGTATGCTTCCTTAGATTCAAGAGGTAAACCTGCATCAATCATCACGTTCAATGCAGCTTTCCTTGCAAGCTTAGCAAAACCTGAAGTATCATAAAGTGTATCATCAATATCAAAAAATACTGCTTTTATCATCTTATCACACCCCCAATGCTGTAAAGATTGATATTAATCTGGCACTAAAATAATATAAACTTAAGTAAAAAAAAGTTACAGCACTTACTCTGTAGAATATTTTTAAAGATCAAATGCCTTTAAATTAAAAAAATAGCTAAAATAAACTAATAACTTATCTAAAAAAATGCATCAAGACTGCTTTGCTTCTCTTTATGCAGAATATCCTGTTTGGAATATCCAAAAGTTTCTATTATTCTTCCAACTGCAGGAAGCACCTGATTTTCAATGTAATAATTGGGGTCGTAACTGGATATATTTGCATCTTCTACTGGGTAGGCACGCTTGCTTATGGGTTCCTTTCCTTTAACAACCACATACCTTATAATTGAACCCCTTTTTATATCCCTCCCCTTTTCAATGGATTTTTTTGCTGCAAGAACATGTGGGGCCATTTGAGCGTACTCGTGAGGGTTTTTTGTAAGCTGAGTGTGAATTACAAGGTCTTCCAGCTTTACATTACCCTTTCTAATATCTTCAATAACCCCTTCTACAATTTTAGCTGCTTTTTCAGGAGATGCATCCTTTAAAATAGCACTAAGGACTTTTTGCTGGGTTTTTTTTGTTATAGGAGCCCAGTCTCTTCTTACAAGTTCCAGACCCTTAACAATAATGGTGTCATCTTCAATAAGAGCATATCTTTTCTTGGTTACAAAAAAACCTCTTTTAAAGAAACCCTCATATTCAAGTTCCATTCCTTCTGGTAATTCTTCATTCACAGCTTTAATGAATTTTTGAGCCTGCAAAATCAATGATTTTGGGGCCCTGAAATCGTAGATCTCGTGAGAATTTTCTTTTATTTCTTCATCCAATAGATCACCTTATTGAATACATTCAAAAATTGCAGATTTTTGATGCAGCAAAAATTGATTAAGTAGTATTGATTTATTCAACCAATACGCCATTTATCATACCATGTTGACCTGGCCTGGATGTTACTCTGGCTTTTCCAGTGCTGGTTTCCAAAACAGCGCCTTTTGTTATAATGTTTCTACGTACAAAATGAGTGTTAGCACTATTTTCAACAACACTTAAAATTTCAGCAACTTCAACTTTACCTGTTTTAGGGTTAACCACGTTAATTTTGTTTTCATTGGTGAGCCTTATTTTATTGTTACCTCCTTTGGTACGGATTTTTTTAACTTTTCTCTCCCCAATTTTAGTTTCTGCTGCTCCTTTTCCAAGTTCAGATTTTCTTTTATTTTTGTTGAGTTTAGCGCGTCCTCCGCTAGGCTTTCTTAATGATTCTCCTTGCCAAATTGCCATTGTTTCACCTCATGTCTTTGATTAAATGATTGATTTTTGGATTGTGAGAATAAATTCACCCTCCAATATTTCTTTTTGAATACACCTGAAATTTAAAAATATATTCTTAATAGGGTTTATATAACAATCCATATATATTTTATTATGCTTAATATTAGTAATGAAAATTTTAACGGATCAAAGTATCTCTCTTAAACATGGTTTATATTTGGAAGTAATAGAAAAGAAACAAACAACAAAAACAAAGGGTGAACTTATGAAAATCAGCATGGCACACGGCGCTGGCGGAGAAATAATGCAGAGTCTGATATCAGATATTATACTTAATAACATTAAAAATAAAAAAGTTAACGGTGGAATAGGGCTTGGAGAACTGGATGACGGGGCTACAATTCCCTTTGGTGAGTATGAAATTGTGATTAGTACTGACAGCCATACAATTGATCCCATATTTTTCCCTGGGGGAGATATAGGAAAACTATCAATTACAGGGACTGTAAACGACGTTGCAGTAATGGGGGCAAAGCCTCTTGCCATTGCAAATGCAATGGTCATTAGCGAAGGTTTTACAAGTGAAGATTTTGAAAGGATAATAAAGTCAATGGATGATGCATGCATTGAAGCTGATGTTTCCCTTGTAACTGGAGATACAAAGGTAATGGAAAAGGATAAGCTTGATAAAATAATTATCTCCACAACAGGTATTGGAATAGCTGAAAAAGGTAAAATAACAGGTGATTCGGCTCTGGAAGTAGGGGATAAAATCATTCTGACAGGTAGTGTTGGAGATCATGGTATTGCGTTGATGTCCTATAGAGAAGGTTTTGGATTTGAAACAGATTTAAAATCAGATGTGGCACCGGTTACAGAAATGACCGAGGCAGCTTTAAAAATAGGGGGAGTTAAAGCAATGAAAGACCCTACAAGGGGTGGAATTGCAAATGCTCTAAACGAACTTGCTTCAAAATCAGGTACAGGAATGTTCGTCCTTGAGGAAAAAATTCCAGTTAAAGAACAGGTCCGTGCAGCCTCTGAAATGCTGGGAATAGACCCCTATGAAGTTGCAAACGAAGGAAAAGTAATTATGGGAGTTGAAACATCAAAGGCAGATGAAATTCTTGAAGCTGTTAGGAATACTAAATATGGTAAGGACGCTCAGATTATAGGGGAAGTAACTGAAGATAAACACGTAATAATTGAGACTTTACTTGGTGGAAAAAGAATCCTTGAAGCTCCAATAGCAGATCCAGTTCCAAGAGTCTGCTAAAAAATTCTTTTCATTCTTTGATAGGGTTATTAGAAAGAATCAGGAATATATGTAAAAATATAAAATTATTAAGATTTTAAGGGATTAAAATGGAAAAATTATGGGTTAAAAGATTTGCAGCATTATTAATAGATTTTTTTATTATAACACTTATAATATGGATTACAAGTGCCTTAACCTATCCCCTAATTGCAATAACAGATACTTTTTATATTTTAAATTACTGGCTTGTTTTGGTGGTTTTGATAATTATAGGATATTTCACATACTTTGAGGGTAAAAATGGTGCAACTGCTGGTAAAAATATTTTAAAAATTAAAGTTGTTGCAGATGAAGGTCAGATGAATTATAAAAAAGCATTAATAAGAAATTTATCTAAAATCTTATGGATCCCGCTGATTTTAGATGTTTTAATAGGTTTGGTAGCTGGAAATTCAAAATTAAGGTATTTGGATAAAATTGCCGGCACAGACGTTGTTAGAGTGAGTGATAAAGAGTCTGAAAGTTCATAGAATCAAATGTTAGGGCCATTGATATTTATAAGCTTCGAAGAATACTGATAACATAAAAAAATCTGATTTTCATTAAACGTGGTTTGATATTTACCTATTTCGTGCAAAACATGTCTATTCCCATTTGAAAGTATAGGCAGCAATAAGTAGACCAATACCGAGAATACCAAGCAGGATAAACACTTCCCGTGTAAGATCAAATAGCAGGGTTCCAATCCACAATTCCTGCATCAACTCCACGGCGTAGGTCACTGGTATATACGGAGAAATATAGTGCCTAACCCAATCAGGAAGCATATCCAGCGGCATGAACACGCCAGAG
This portion of the Methanobacterium sp. genome encodes:
- the hypE gene encoding hydrogenase expression/formation protein HypE, which gives rise to MKISMAHGAGGEIMQSLISDIILNNIKNKKVNGGIGLGELDDGATIPFGEYEIVISTDSHTIDPIFFPGGDIGKLSITGTVNDVAVMGAKPLAIANAMVISEGFTSEDFERIIKSMDDACIEADVSLVTGDTKVMEKDKLDKIIISTTGIGIAEKGKITGDSALEVGDKIILTGSVGDHGIALMSYREGFGFETDLKSDVAPVTEMTEAALKIGGVKAMKDPTRGGIANALNELASKSGTGMFVLEEKIPVKEQVRAASEMLGIDPYEVANEGKVIMGVETSKADEILEAVRNTKYGKDAQIIGEVTEDKHVIIETLLGGKRILEAPIADPVPRVC
- a CDS encoding DNA polymerase domain-containing protein, producing MYDFRAPKSLILQAQKFIKAVNEELPEGMELEYEGFFKRGFFVTKKRYALIEDDTIIVKGLELVRRDWAPITKKTQQKVLSAILKDASPEKAAKIVEGVIEDIRKGNVKLEDLVIHTQLTKNPHEYAQMAPHVLAAKKSIEKGRDIKRGSIIRYVVVKGKEPISKRAYPVEDANISSYDPNYYIENQVLPAVGRIIETFGYSKQDILHKEKQSSLDAFF
- a CDS encoding deoxyhypusine synthase family protein, whose translation is MEINGNMSVLDLIEEMGKSGVFGAGRLARATHLLADSIKDKETAIFLSIAGPLVPGGLRKIIFDLINDRFVDVLITSGANITHDLVESFGGGHYREIKATENSYGIFEADKKQSFLGLQNEARKHTVFEASKSKILTVSQASKAELLKATEKDEKLCEEGIGRIGDLYTRSSDFEVFEKEITKILAKIARKKKIISIREFLFEIGNMIDDEDSILKIAAKKGVPIYAPGLIDSMLGLQLWMFTQSEEFHLDAIGDMHELSDIVFGSKKVTAVMLGGGLPKHYALASNLLKGGVDAGIQVTMDRGETGSLSGAPLEEAKSWAKAKAGSSLVTVVGDVSIIFPVMVAGAREIINKEK
- a CDS encoding 30S ribosomal protein S8e; amino-acid sequence: MAIWQGESLRKPSGGRAKLNKNKRKSELGKGAAETKIGERKVKKIRTKGGNNKIRLTNENKINVVNPKTGKVEVAEILSVVENSANTHFVRRNIITKGAVLETSTGKARVTSRPGQHGMINGVLVE
- a CDS encoding CBS domain-containing protein, with amino-acid sequence MLTSVQKEILQSLINLYRKSKGKSIKGEEIAEIMNRNPGTIRNQMQSLRSLGLVKGVPGPRGGYKPTIEAYHTLNISAFDKEALVPIFKQGKKVGDLNVARIEFTSIPHPGECEAAIKVIGNIKQLDLGDKVRIGPTPVNKLVLNGMVVGRDDMDNLLLLDTTSIRSIPHKSVIDIASQNLITLKSYMSIKEAANVLSSNGIEGAPIIEDHKVTGILTLNDITKAIAEGNENLKVNEIMSKHIITVEEDLMISDAIEIMNKNKIGRLIVVNDDKMPVGIVTKTDLLDKIAGLK
- a CDS encoding RDD family protein; this encodes MEKLWVKRFAALLIDFFIITLIIWITSALTYPLIAITDTFYILNYWLVLVVLIIIGYFTYFEGKNGATAGKNILKIKVVADEGQMNYKKALIRNLSKILWIPLILDVLIGLVAGNSKLRYLDKIAGTDVVRVSDKESESS
- a CDS encoding TIGR02253 family HAD-type hydrolase, with the protein product MIKAVFFDIDDTLYDTSGFAKLARKAALNVMIDAGLPLESKEAYILLREIIDEYGSNYDKHFNVLTKRVFGEEKPLLIALGMITYHNVKFALLRLFPQTTKTLIYLKEKGYHLGVISNGITIKQWEKLIRLDLHHFFDHVVTSEAAGVEKPDTRIFELALQKMGCKAEKSVMVGNKFSEDIMGALNSGMSAILVNSKLTKSDKEYLKNENIHIDVLNHIGELKDIL
- a CDS encoding ATP-binding protein, with translation MNYYHDIKMEKIFEILRQPRNFEELKLSSNFVKNLILKIISSYGTVKTGVLNDMTGIHWDVLEETLKKLEEEGFCATTGGGFLFSSVEYTVTKKGHEKARRLMEENPYIGMAPVSYEDYYKLMNAQLKNRYPINIPEDVIQHAFNEVVGVDYAKEVLIESSTIGKGIFVYGPPGTGKTFIVSKMSDLLPPLVIPKFIEFGGAVIQLYDPDFHKMCSEQPEDPRWVKIYAPFVLTGSELSLNKLETAYNQNKGLYETSPIIKANGGVLLVDDLGRQRDDHELILNRLIIPMENRKDVIYVRGVPVIVHSHFIPAFSTNLDISIMDEAHLRRAPLHIFLKDPPLDELAEVFKRNIMELGEKYSEEVIERFKNVYTSIYNDGEGLKPSFAHARDLAQICQAVRIIRKKDFIDTEVLELVLEKHVLIVLQKLKIDISKATKKLRTYRVKTDNVEATYTALSEFGTCGISHEKDSILIDVEETVTPVNLAGYLHQKGIPVERIDLIVESEKELKKTILKS